The following coding sequences are from one Desulfonatronum thioautotrophicum window:
- a CDS encoding type II secretion system protein: MTMAPAKRRASCTIHPDPALDALKVMDAAKGFTLVEVLVALVIAAILASGLLAMQQYGLNQAGRADVLWLHLNTAQEALMGRNIGLETSSLVSSNGLASSVTPPFGQAPSSAWITTSPPSAERPSPWLTLTTRVQGQETKWSWPLASP, from the coding sequence ATGACCATGGCTCCGGCCAAGAGACGTGCATCCTGCACCATCCACCCCGATCCTGCACTGGACGCCCTAAAAGTCATGGACGCCGCAAAAGGATTCACCCTGGTGGAGGTCCTGGTTGCCCTGGTCATTGCCGCCATCCTGGCCTCCGGCTTGCTCGCCATGCAACAGTACGGTCTGAACCAGGCCGGCCGGGCCGATGTCCTCTGGCTGCACCTGAACACGGCCCAGGAGGCACTCATGGGCCGGAATATCGGCCTCGAAACTTCCAGCTTGGTCTCATCCAATGGGCTTGCCTCCAGCGTGACACCACCCTTTGGCCAGGCCCCTTCCTCCGCCTGGATCACCACCAGCCCGCCATCCGCGGAGCGTCCTTCCCCATGGCTGACACTGACCACCCGTGTGCAGGGACAGGAAACAAAATGGTCCTGGCCGCTGGCTTCGCCATGA
- a CDS encoding PilW family protein, with translation MPRQTAARLYPGLRARHFHPGFTLVEILVALVVAGLLTAMLATVLGRGLVASSALEDTVERQRTRIVLQRLLSMDLRGKIPETELTITEHGFTLETVANHLVPGPLPVTVTWDFSRRQVRRIEEQPELDYALELLMISDLQDATLAFHDLSEGRWVNARSWLLESERPAPAGLRLELLPTGARTSWEIIHRLPLEHHAPH, from the coding sequence ATGCCGCGACAAACCGCCGCAAGATTGTACCCAGGCCTCCGCGCCAGGCACTTCCACCCAGGCTTTACCCTGGTGGAAATCCTGGTGGCGCTGGTGGTGGCCGGATTGCTCACCGCCATGCTTGCGACGGTCCTTGGACGCGGACTTGTGGCCTCTTCGGCCCTGGAGGACACCGTGGAACGCCAGCGTACCCGGATTGTTCTGCAGCGATTATTAAGCATGGATCTCCGGGGAAAAATCCCGGAAACGGAACTGACCATCACGGAGCACGGGTTTACCCTGGAGACCGTGGCCAATCATCTGGTTCCCGGTCCTTTACCCGTGACCGTCACCTGGGATTTTTCACGTCGCCAGGTCCGCCGTATCGAGGAACAGCCGGAACTGGACTATGCCCTGGAACTGCTGATGATCTCGGATCTGCAAGACGCGACGTTGGCCTTCCACGACCTGAGTGAGGGCCGCTGGGTGAATGCGAGGTCGTGGCTGCTGGAATCAGAGCGCCCAGCCCCGGCCGGCCTGCGCCTTGAGCTGCTCCCCACCGGTGCGCGAACCTCCTGGGAGATCATCCACCGCCTGCCTTTGGAACATCATGCACCGCATTGA
- a CDS encoding type II secretion system protein: MNRFPSHRRAFAGLTLVELLIVLFIVGLGWFTLLPRLDPTRPSTRDTPLYEINTLLAQAQDAALQTGMFQIIRLDPILGALSWNESVQRMPHPPSRCLVNGAPCPHPMSEFRVYPQGHMDRLELHFPGGERWTTVDLATRLSPEHRP; the protein is encoded by the coding sequence TTGAACCGCTTCCCTTCCCACCGCCGCGCCTTCGCGGGCCTGACCCTGGTGGAGTTGCTCATCGTGCTGTTCATCGTCGGACTGGGCTGGTTCACCTTGTTACCCAGACTAGACCCCACCCGCCCCTCAACCAGGGACACGCCGTTGTATGAGATAAACACGCTGCTGGCCCAGGCTCAGGATGCGGCCCTGCAAACCGGAATGTTTCAGATTATTCGCCTGGACCCGATTCTCGGCGCCCTGTCCTGGAACGAGTCCGTACAGCGCATGCCGCACCCTCCGAGCCGCTGTCTCGTGAATGGGGCTCCGTGTCCCCACCCTATGAGCGAATTCCGCGTCTATCCCCAAGGGCATATGGACCGGCTTGAGCTGCACTTTCCGGGTGGAGAGCGCTGGACCACCGTGGACCTGGCCACCCGGCTGAGCCCGGAGCATCGCCCATGA